From the genome of bacterium, one region includes:
- a CDS encoding flippase, giving the protein MSRFRQAAANSGWVFAGRASERLIRIGVIIVLARMLGARGFGVYSFVFAYAEIFSVFTDAGVYAILVRELSKGETPPARLMGCAFFLKGALAALSWLAAFLFAGFYLPGGETRWTAIVAISILFVSFRVASFRSLFDAPFEASLEMGVPIRWGAASEALSAALVVYAVWSRWPLPAIVGVQAAALLPGAVWMGRLSFRKIRPDFRFDYALSKRLLSMALPMGVAQLCLIAYTSSDIFMLRWLGADVSVGLYAAAYKLTGSLGIIPGAMTATLLPLLARVKGAGDMNRAAEIYRGAVSLAVAAGLPFVVGGLFLSAEVISFLYGAGYQGSVPVLRVLAGGVVFHFVLYILTTSAVSIGRERWFTLYALLLAGLNLAGNATLIPRFGAVGAAWATFITEGALAAVSCAVLRRELGFPDFSAGIRAFLAALAAGAVLGWLPAPLAVRLAGGGVLYMILIHWGRGLSPEGHSAVSAILSLGSRSASAKKQ; this is encoded by the coding sequence CGAGCGCCTGATCCGCATCGGGGTGATCATCGTCCTGGCGCGCATGTTGGGGGCACGGGGCTTTGGCGTCTATTCGTTTGTTTTTGCCTATGCCGAAATTTTCTCGGTTTTCACCGATGCGGGCGTCTACGCAATCTTGGTGCGGGAGCTCTCCAAGGGAGAAACCCCGCCCGCGCGCCTGATGGGCTGCGCTTTTTTCCTGAAAGGGGCGCTCGCGGCGCTGAGCTGGCTGGCCGCTTTTCTCTTCGCCGGCTTCTACCTTCCCGGGGGCGAAACCCGGTGGACGGCGATCGTGGCCATCTCCATCCTCTTTGTCTCGTTCCGCGTGGCCTCGTTCCGCTCCCTCTTTGACGCGCCCTTCGAAGCCAGCCTCGAGATGGGGGTCCCGATCAGGTGGGGGGCGGCGAGCGAGGCTCTCTCCGCGGCCCTCGTGGTGTATGCGGTGTGGAGCCGGTGGCCGCTGCCCGCGATCGTCGGGGTGCAGGCCGCGGCGCTCCTGCCGGGCGCCGTTTGGATGGGCCGGTTGTCGTTCCGCAAAATCCGGCCGGACTTCCGCTTTGACTACGCGCTTTCAAAACGCCTCCTCTCGATGGCGCTTCCAATGGGGGTGGCGCAGCTTTGCCTCATCGCCTACACGAGCAGCGACATCTTCATGTTGCGGTGGCTGGGGGCGGATGTTTCCGTCGGCTTGTATGCGGCGGCCTACAAGCTGACCGGCTCGCTCGGCATCATTCCGGGGGCGATGACCGCCACCCTTCTCCCCCTTCTCGCCCGGGTGAAGGGCGCCGGCGACATGAACCGGGCGGCGGAGATCTACCGGGGGGCCGTTTCTCTGGCCGTGGCCGCGGGTCTGCCGTTTGTTGTGGGCGGGCTGTTTCTCTCCGCCGAGGTCATCTCCTTTCTTTATGGGGCGGGCTACCAAGGTTCGGTCCCCGTCCTCCGGGTGCTGGCCGGGGGGGTGGTCTTTCACTTTGTCCTCTATATTTTGACCACCTCGGCCGTTTCCATCGGGCGGGAGCGGTGGTTTACCCTTTATGCGCTCCTGCTGGCGGGGCTGAACCTGGCTGGCAACGCGACGCTGATCCCCCGCTTCGGGGCGGTCGGGGCTGCTTGGGCGACTTTCATCACCGAGGGCGCCCTGGCGGCAGTGAGCTGCGCCGTCCTCCGCCGGGAGCTCGGGTTTCCGGACTTTTCCGCCGGAATCCGGGCATTCCTGGCGGCGCTGGCGGCCGGGGCGGTCCTCGGTTGGCTTCCTGCCCCGCTCGCCGTAAGGTTGGCCGGGGGAGGCGTTCTGTATATGATTCTCATCCATTGGGGAAGAGGATTATCCCCCGAGGGGCATTCCGCCGTGTCCGCCATCTTATCGCTCGGGTCCCGATCGGCTTCGGCCAAAAAGCAATGA